A region from the Catellatospora sp. TT07R-123 genome encodes:
- a CDS encoding aldo/keto reductase, with amino-acid sequence MEYTHLGRTGLRVSRLCLGTMNFAWQIDEAASHAILDRALADGVNFVDTANMYGSERGDGMSERFIGNWFARTGQRDRVVLATKVYAPMSDWPNDGGLSARHIIASCEASLRRLRTDWIDLFQLHHVQRDTPWEEIWQAMQTLVTQGKVRYAGSSNFAGWHLAAAQAAAAKWHLLGLVSEQAKYNLLTRHVELEVLPSAIAHGIGVLPYSPLHFGALSGALRKQRDGESGRSVLHAPERVEPHRAAIERYERLCADLGLAPTTVALAWLLSRPGVTAPVVGPRTPEQLDLPLAALTTELGADVLARLDEIFPPVGNGGPGPEAWAW; translated from the coding sequence ATGGAATACACCCACCTGGGCCGCACCGGCCTGCGCGTCAGCCGCCTGTGCCTGGGCACCATGAACTTCGCCTGGCAGATCGACGAGGCGGCCAGCCACGCGATCCTCGACCGGGCGCTGGCCGACGGCGTGAACTTCGTCGACACCGCCAACATGTACGGCAGCGAGCGCGGCGACGGCATGAGCGAGCGCTTCATCGGCAATTGGTTCGCCCGCACCGGCCAGCGGGACAGGGTCGTGCTGGCCACGAAGGTGTACGCGCCGATGAGCGACTGGCCCAACGACGGCGGCCTGTCGGCCCGGCACATCATCGCCTCCTGCGAGGCGTCGCTGCGGCGGCTGCGCACCGACTGGATCGACCTGTTCCAGCTGCACCACGTGCAGCGCGACACGCCCTGGGAGGAGATCTGGCAGGCGATGCAGACCCTGGTCACCCAGGGCAAGGTCCGCTACGCCGGATCGTCGAACTTCGCCGGGTGGCACCTGGCGGCGGCACAGGCCGCGGCCGCGAAGTGGCACCTGCTCGGGCTGGTGTCGGAGCAGGCCAAGTACAACCTGCTCACGCGCCACGTGGAGCTGGAGGTGCTGCCGTCGGCGATCGCGCACGGCATCGGGGTGCTGCCGTACTCGCCGCTGCACTTCGGGGCGCTGTCGGGGGCGCTGCGCAAGCAGCGCGACGGCGAGAGCGGGCGCAGCGTCCTGCACGCGCCCGAACGGGTCGAGCCGCACCGGGCCGCGATCGAGCGGTACGAGCGCCTGTGCGCCGACCTCGGCCTGGCCCCGACCACGGTGGCGCTGGCCTGGCTGCTGTCCCGCCCCGGGGTGACCGCGCCCGTGGTCGGCCCGCGTACGCCCGAGCAGCTGGACCTGCCGCTGGCCGCGTTGACGACCGAGCTGGGCGCCGACGTGCTGGCCCGCCTGGACGAGATCTTCCCGCCGGTCGGCAACGGCGGCCCCGGACCGGAGGCCTGGGCCTGGTGA
- a CDS encoding helix-turn-helix transcriptional regulator: MIEIEFGAADLVDVRFAHSPMAEVVTSTMALTRRTGHWLHAAWRERTLPLFTGPELAVLRAVVSGPCYIPDFLTPVLPAARPGLDDELAAVAATPPDRVAAEVAAAWAGHAPPPEAARFLTDPAAALVTLVAQVRHYFDRAIAPVWPRLRAAVEAELAHRARLAADHGPRALVAGLHPQLDWDGSALLLASAKSRQWTLDGHRLALLPTGFAGPTLHTMTEAVHGRALWYAPRGYGSIWDAEVPGPSQALAALLGPTRAAVLSALAVPASTGEIATTLGLAPATASHHLTTLRDAGLVTAERTGRRLSYRRTPVGEQLT, encoded by the coding sequence GTGATCGAGATCGAGTTCGGGGCCGCCGACCTGGTCGACGTGCGGTTCGCGCACTCGCCGATGGCCGAGGTGGTCACCAGCACGATGGCGCTGACCCGGCGCACCGGCCACTGGCTGCACGCGGCCTGGCGGGAGCGGACGCTGCCGCTGTTCACCGGTCCCGAGCTGGCCGTCCTGCGCGCGGTCGTGTCCGGGCCCTGCTACATCCCCGACTTCCTCACCCCGGTGCTGCCGGCCGCCCGGCCGGGCCTCGACGACGAGCTGGCCGCCGTCGCCGCCACCCCGCCGGACCGGGTCGCGGCCGAGGTCGCGGCGGCCTGGGCGGGACACGCCCCGCCGCCGGAGGCCGCGCGGTTCCTGACCGACCCGGCCGCCGCGCTGGTCACGCTCGTCGCGCAGGTGCGGCACTACTTCGACCGGGCCATCGCACCGGTATGGCCGAGGCTGCGCGCCGCCGTCGAGGCCGAGCTCGCCCACCGGGCCCGGCTCGCCGCCGACCACGGCCCCCGCGCGCTGGTCGCCGGGCTGCACCCGCAGCTGGACTGGGACGGCTCGGCGCTGCTGCTGGCCAGCGCCAAGTCACGCCAGTGGACCCTGGACGGGCACCGGCTGGCACTGCTGCCCACCGGGTTCGCCGGGCCGACGCTGCACACCATGACCGAGGCGGTGCACGGCCGCGCCCTCTGGTACGCCCCGCGCGGCTACGGCAGCATCTGGGACGCCGAGGTGCCCGGTCCGTCGCAGGCACTGGCCGCGCTGCTCGGGCCGACCCGGGCCGCCGTGCTGTCCGCGCTGGCCGTGCCCGCGAGCACCGGCGAGATCGCCACCACGCTGGGCCTGGCCCCGGCGACCGCCTCGCACCACCTGACCACGCTGCGCGACGCGGGCCTGGTCACCGCCGAACGCACCGGCCGCCGGCTGTCCTACCGCCGCACCCCCGTCGGCGAACAGCTCACCTGA
- the thpR gene encoding RNA 2',3'-cyclic phosphodiesterase has protein sequence MLKQRLFIAVYPPPDAVADLAAVASRLAFNRPHADGLSLRPVPPWQWHITLAFLGEITPEQAGSACTAMTAVADRPAPVLRLGGGGRFDNGRASAVWAGVRGDLAALHELTERLRRELSAAAVPFDPRPYQPHLTLARPGERLEPDELREVLDRLDAYAGPSWPADRIVLMRSDHPVSNDYTEVFAAPLPG, from the coding sequence ATGCTCAAGCAGCGCCTGTTCATCGCGGTATACCCGCCGCCGGACGCCGTCGCCGACCTGGCCGCCGTGGCGTCCCGACTGGCGTTCAACCGGCCGCACGCCGACGGGCTGTCCCTGCGCCCGGTGCCGCCCTGGCAGTGGCACATCACCCTGGCCTTCCTCGGCGAGATCACGCCTGAGCAGGCTGGATCGGCGTGCACCGCGATGACGGCGGTCGCCGACCGCCCCGCGCCGGTGCTCCGGCTCGGCGGCGGGGGCCGCTTCGACAACGGCCGCGCCAGCGCGGTCTGGGCCGGGGTGCGCGGCGACCTGGCCGCGCTGCACGAGCTCACCGAGCGGCTGCGCCGGGAGCTGTCGGCCGCCGCCGTCCCGTTCGACCCCCGGCCCTACCAGCCGCACCTGACGCTGGCCCGGCCCGGCGAGCGGCTCGAACCCGACGAGCTGCGCGAGGTGCTCGACCGGCTCGACGCGTACGCCGGACCGTCCTGGCCAGCCGACCGCATCGTGCTCATGCGCAGCGACCACCCGGTCAGCAACGACTACACCGAAGTGTTCGCCGCGCCGCTGCCCGGTTGA